One Rhodobacteraceae bacterium M385 genomic region harbors:
- a CDS encoding ABC transporter permease encodes MTNRIHPLLILMTILVYIFLLGPLIIIFGASVSDTTFLAFPPQGLTLHWFENIWEISAFRRTIVTSLQVAFLGTFFALLIGIPAAYALNRHRIYLPGWLSTLFVLPILVPEIVIGFSLLRSVNVGLGAPVFVSLLIGHTLLVLPYVVRVISASLASFDFSIEEAAISLGSHPVKSFFTIVLPNIRAGVIAAFILAFITSINDVSVSLFLTGPGISTLPIQILAHVEQFFDPTVASVSVLLMGLTIIVMVIVERTLGLTIVAK; translated from the coding sequence ATGACAAACCGCATCCACCCATTGCTGATCCTGATGACCATTCTGGTCTACATCTTCTTGCTTGGCCCGCTGATTATCATCTTCGGGGCCTCGGTCTCGGACACCACGTTCCTGGCCTTCCCACCCCAAGGGCTGACGCTGCATTGGTTCGAGAACATCTGGGAAATCTCGGCCTTCCGCCGAACCATCGTGACCTCATTGCAGGTCGCATTCCTCGGCACGTTCTTCGCGCTGTTAATCGGTATTCCCGCCGCCTACGCCCTAAACCGCCACCGCATCTACTTGCCAGGTTGGCTCTCGACCCTATTCGTGCTGCCCATTCTGGTGCCCGAAATCGTCATTGGTTTCTCACTGCTCCGCTCGGTCAACGTCGGCCTTGGCGCGCCTGTATTCGTGTCGCTTCTGATCGGCCACACCCTTCTGGTGCTGCCCTATGTGGTGCGGGTAATTTCCGCCTCGCTCGCGTCGTTCGACTTCTCGATCGAGGAAGCGGCGATTTCCCTTGGCAGCCATCCGGTGAAATCCTTCTTCACCATCGTTTTGCCCAACATCCGGGCGGGCGTGATTGCGGCATTCATACTGGCGTTCATCACCTCCATCAATGACGTGTCGGTGTCCCTGTTCCTGACCGGGCCGGGCATCTCCACGCTTCCGATCCAAATTCTCGCCCATGTCGAGCAATTCTTCGACCCGACCGTCGCGTCGGTGTCCGTGTTGCTTATGGGGCTGACCATCATCGTCATGGTTATCGTCGAGCGGACGCTCGGCCTGACCATCGTGGCGAAATAA
- a CDS encoding ABC transporter permease — MNKITGWILSSPATLAVSLFLIIPVAATISFTFTAPGGTFAPYVDFFASGFQRTVLWRTFEIAALTTVISLIFGLLTAFVVSRSPPWMKSVLIVLAVFPLLTGVVVRSFAWLIILGRNGVLNNSLEWLGIIERPLALLYSQTAVVLALIYIFIPLMILVLIGVLENIPDDLLQASASLGAPPTKTFIQVILPLATPGLIVGAVLVFTASFTSYATPHLLGGTRQMMMGTFLHQRAMTSFDWVSASTVAAIMVVVIVTTVLVMTRIAKRLNPMAS, encoded by the coding sequence ATGAATAAAATAACTGGCTGGATTTTATCGTCTCCGGCGACCCTTGCGGTGTCGCTGTTTCTGATCATTCCGGTGGCCGCTACGATCTCTTTCACCTTTACCGCGCCGGGGGGCACCTTTGCCCCCTACGTGGATTTCTTCGCCTCTGGCTTTCAGCGCACGGTGCTTTGGCGCACGTTCGAGATCGCGGCCTTAACCACGGTGATTTCCCTGATCTTCGGCCTGCTCACCGCCTTTGTGGTATCGCGTAGCCCACCGTGGATGAAATCCGTGCTCATCGTTCTGGCGGTATTCCCATTGCTCACCGGCGTTGTGGTACGTTCCTTCGCTTGGCTGATCATTTTGGGGCGCAACGGCGTTTTGAATAACAGCTTGGAATGGTTAGGAATAATCGAACGCCCCTTGGCCCTTCTCTATAGCCAAACGGCGGTGGTGCTGGCGTTGATCTATATCTTTATCCCCCTGATGATCCTGGTGCTGATCGGCGTGTTGGAAAACATCCCCGATGACCTGTTGCAGGCCAGCGCGTCCCTTGGGGCCCCGCCCACAAAGACCTTCATTCAGGTGATCTTGCCGCTGGCCACGCCGGGCCTGATCGTGGGGGCCGTGCTGGTTTTCACTGCCAGTTTCACCTCTTACGCGACCCCGCATCTTCTGGGGGGGACACGTCAGATGATGATGGGCACCTTCCTGCATCAACGCGCGATGACGTCCTTTGACTGGGTCAGTGCCTCGACCGTGGCGGCGATCATGGTGGTGGTGATTGTCACCACGGTTCTGGTCATGACGCGCATCGCCAAGCGCCTTAACCCGATGGCTTCCTGA
- a CDS encoding ABC transporter substrate-binding protein, which produces MKKLSTSRIAAASVAAMLAATPALAQDRTFTISWWGFNGDALQEIIVDPFQEMCDCEVIFETGNNSDRLSRLQLRGGEGVDVIYLTDRFSQLGIELGLFQPIDRAQVPNIDELYDLAQTPQGEYGPAYSIGRVGIVYNADEVEAPITSWNDLWREDLAGSVSLPGITTTAGPMVVLRAGERAGVNAYDDPDAAFAEVSELQPNILTNYNTGSEMINLFSTGEITVSMAQDFALGRLQAAVPSVVWADLDDGAIATLNTINIPTGSENVELAHQFLNFVLSTEIQQTLAERGVDAPVNNGVDLTEEQAAPWTYGDEMISSLNQIDYVPLNANLTSWIDRWNEIFGM; this is translated from the coding sequence ATGAAAAAACTATCCACTTCGCGCATCGCGGCAGCCTCTGTCGCCGCCATGCTGGCGGCAACGCCTGCACTGGCCCAAGACCGCACGTTCACCATTTCCTGGTGGGGCTTCAACGGCGATGCGCTGCAAGAGATCATCGTCGATCCGTTCCAAGAGATGTGCGACTGCGAAGTCATCTTCGAGACCGGCAACAACTCGGACCGGTTGAGCCGCCTTCAGTTGCGCGGCGGTGAAGGGGTGGACGTGATCTATCTGACCGACCGCTTCTCGCAATTGGGTATCGAACTGGGCCTTTTCCAGCCGATCGACCGGGCGCAAGTGCCTAATATTGATGAACTTTACGACCTCGCGCAGACGCCGCAGGGTGAATATGGCCCGGCCTATTCAATCGGTCGCGTCGGCATCGTTTACAACGCTGACGAAGTTGAAGCGCCGATCACATCCTGGAATGACCTGTGGCGCGAAGATCTGGCGGGCTCCGTTTCCCTGCCCGGTATCACCACCACCGCGGGCCCCATGGTCGTGCTGCGCGCGGGCGAACGGGCGGGTGTGAACGCTTACGACGACCCTGACGCGGCATTCGCCGAAGTGTCCGAGCTTCAGCCAAACATCCTGACCAACTACAACACCGGCTCCGAGATGATTAACCTCTTCTCCACCGGCGAAATCACCGTCTCCATGGCGCAGGATTTCGCACTGGGTCGCCTTCAGGCGGCTGTGCCGTCGGTCGTTTGGGCCGATCTGGACGATGGCGCGATTGCCACGCTCAACACCATCAACATCCCCACCGGGTCCGAAAACGTCGAACTGGCGCACCAGTTCCTGAACTTCGTTCTCTCCACTGAAATCCAGCAAACACTGGCCGAACGCGGCGTGGATGCGCCCGTGAACAACGGTGTGGACCTGACCGAGGAGCAAGCCGCCCCTTGGACCTACGGCGATGAGATGATTTCGAGCCTGAACCAGATCGACTACGTGCCGCTGAACGCGAACCTGACGTCGTGGATCGACCGCTGGAACGAAATCTTCGGCATGTAA
- a CDS encoding amidohydrolase family protein: MTAQNHPTDALINAADEVKIRQRLVRVSLGHEPADTRLRVGKLLDVHSRMWLTDQEIIMSGRRIAYVGPAGSYPGEVAQDVHEPDLMAVPGFGEGHKHIESSHVTPEWEAALVLPHGNTWTCEASHEFSNVNGPRNLEFWFKARLEGSPQKIFPLPGSAVPPTAYEWGGGHFGYDEQLGFMTDNMMVAGLDEVMDWPAVWNPENPSYDRLWGMIEATFEKRGVVEGHAAGIRDMATINAFAAAGLASDHEAWTTEEVLDKLRRGLFMELRPHSLTEMVRGLIEAGLSDWSQFALTTDDRSCSDTLKMGATDYNVRLAIDAGLAPEIAIQMVTINPARHMRLTPWVGSIAPGRFGDIVLLDDLQNLSIAKVWADGELVADNGVYLKPVPKIDWPDWATQTVNITRDMTADDFAIKADPGRETMTAALLRPFHWDDNFIEMELPVEGGLVQRDTARNVTKFAIVDRFSGEGKTAAMFWLGTGPSSPDTALACSMGHDKHNIWAVGSSDAAMAQAVNALRETQGGWALVREGELVATVRYEVGGLMTCRAPQELDAEMQNLYAEGAKIDWMFEPTFSPRWFPGFPERLAFATLTCAPWRWVLVAPSELAPQGFVNVATGETHRVVW; encoded by the coding sequence ATGACGGCACAGAACCATCCCACCGACGCGCTGATCAACGCCGCCGACGAGGTGAAAATCCGCCAACGCCTCGTGCGCGTATCTCTTGGTCATGAGCCCGCCGATACGCGGCTTCGGGTGGGCAAATTGCTCGACGTGCATTCGCGTATGTGGCTGACGGATCAAGAAATTATCATGTCGGGCCGCCGCATCGCCTATGTCGGCCCCGCTGGCAGCTACCCCGGCGAGGTCGCGCAAGACGTGCACGAGCCGGACCTGATGGCGGTTCCCGGCTTTGGCGAAGGGCACAAACATATCGAATCCTCTCACGTCACGCCGGAGTGGGAGGCGGCACTTGTCCTGCCCCATGGCAACACCTGGACCTGCGAGGCGAGCCACGAGTTTTCCAACGTGAACGGCCCGCGCAACCTTGAATTCTGGTTCAAGGCGCGGCTTGAAGGCAGCCCGCAAAAGATCTTCCCCCTGCCCGGCTCTGCCGTGCCGCCGACTGCTTATGAATGGGGCGGCGGGCATTTCGGATATGACGAACAACTGGGGTTCATGACCGACAACATGATGGTTGCAGGACTAGACGAGGTGATGGACTGGCCCGCCGTCTGGAACCCGGAAAACCCCTCCTACGACCGTCTTTGGGGTATGATCGAGGCCACGTTCGAGAAGCGCGGCGTGGTTGAAGGCCACGCGGCGGGTATCCGCGATATGGCGACGATCAACGCCTTTGCGGCGGCAGGGCTGGCCTCGGATCACGAGGCTTGGACGACCGAGGAAGTCTTGGACAAACTGCGGCGCGGTCTGTTCATGGAACTGCGCCCCCACTCGCTCACGGAAATGGTGCGCGGGCTGATCGAGGCCGGACTGTCGGATTGGAGCCAGTTTGCCCTGACCACCGATGACCGCTCCTGTTCGGACACGCTGAAGATGGGGGCCACGGATTACAACGTGCGCCTTGCGATCGACGCGGGGCTGGCGCCGGAAATTGCGATCCAGATGGTCACGATCAACCCCGCCCGCCACATGCGCCTGACGCCTTGGGTTGGCTCCATCGCACCGGGGCGTTTTGGCGATATTGTGTTGTTGGACGACCTGCAAAACCTGTCCATCGCCAAGGTTTGGGCGGATGGAGAACTGGTTGCGGACAACGGCGTTTATCTTAAGCCCGTGCCCAAGATCGATTGGCCCGATTGGGCAACGCAGACAGTAAACATCACCCGCGACATGACCGCGGATGACTTCGCGATCAAGGCCGATCCGGGACGCGAAACCATGACAGCGGCGCTTCTGCGCCCATTCCATTGGGACGACAACTTCATCGAGATGGAGCTGCCCGTTGAGGGCGGACTTGTGCAGCGCGATACCGCACGCAACGTGACCAAATTCGCCATCGTTGACCGGTTCTCGGGCGAAGGCAAAACCGCCGCCATGTTCTGGCTCGGCACTGGGCCAAGCTCGCCAGACACCGCGTTGGCCTGTTCCATGGGCCACGACAAACACAACATTTGGGCGGTCGGATCATCGGACGCTGCAATGGCGCAGGCGGTAAATGCCTTGCGTGAAACACAAGGCGGTTGGGCGTTGGTCCGAGAGGGCGAACTGGTCGCTACGGTCCGCTATGAAGTGGGCGGGTTGATGACCTGTCGCGCGCCGCAGGAACTCGATGCCGAGATGCAAAACCTCTACGCCGAGGGTGCGAAGATCGACTGGATGTTCGAGCCGACTTTCAGCCCCAGATGGTTCCCGGGCTTCCCGGAACGTCTGGCTTTCGCCACCCTGACCTGCGCCCCTTGGCGGTGGGTTTTGGTGGCCCCGTCAGAGCTTGCACCGCAGGGATTCGTCAACGTCGCAACGGGAGAGACTCATCGGGTCGTTTGGTAG
- a CDS encoding nucleoside hydrolase → MRRKLILDTDGGVDDAQALLMLLAANHGPDMILTVFGNVDLPTATGNILSVLAVAGSDDIPVHMGADRPLVQPFTHAKEIHGDDGLGGAPRPTTIPEPASADAVGVLIDTLRAAASANDKVDLLLIGPLTNLGLALRIAPDCVAGIGQVTIMGGSIHGRGNVTPAAEFNIFSDPEAAAIVFAAEIETVLVPWEVCTDHRISGETVDQMLANAPETATKPFSAALVKHARGIIHGYTGKDYFRFVDPLAAAYVIDPSIMTRSLQASVDVALAPGITRGMTVVDPSGRLGTPKITLLEEADMARVSAFYEASIPCKVPEGTAR, encoded by the coding sequence ATGCGGCGGAAACTGATCCTTGATACCGACGGCGGCGTAGACGACGCGCAGGCTTTGCTGATGTTGCTTGCCGCAAACCATGGGCCGGACATGATCCTGACGGTGTTTGGCAACGTGGATTTGCCGACCGCCACGGGGAACATCCTGTCGGTTTTAGCAGTCGCAGGGAGCGACGATATTCCGGTACATATGGGCGCAGATCGCCCGTTGGTGCAGCCCTTCACCCACGCCAAGGAAATCCACGGCGATGATGGCTTGGGCGGCGCACCGCGTCCTACCACAATCCCCGAGCCCGCAAGCGCCGATGCTGTGGGCGTTCTGATCGACACGCTCCGCGCGGCAGCAAGTGCTAACGACAAGGTCGATCTGCTGCTGATCGGCCCGCTCACGAACCTTGGCCTCGCCCTGCGGATCGCGCCCGATTGCGTGGCGGGGATCGGGCAAGTGACGATCATGGGCGGCTCCATCCACGGGCGCGGTAACGTGACCCCGGCGGCAGAATTCAACATCTTCTCGGACCCCGAAGCGGCGGCTATCGTCTTTGCCGCAGAGATTGAGACCGTTCTGGTTCCGTGGGAAGTCTGCACCGACCATCGGATCAGCGGTGAGACGGTAGACCAGATGCTGGCCAACGCGCCCGAAACGGCGACCAAGCCGTTCTCTGCCGCCCTCGTGAAACATGCGCGCGGGATTATCCATGGCTACACCGGCAAGGATTACTTCCGCTTCGTCGACCCGCTCGCCGCCGCCTACGTCATCGACCCCTCCATCATGACCCGGTCGCTTCAGGCCTCCGTTGACGTGGCGCTCGCCCCCGGCATCACGCGGGGGATGACCGTCGTGGACCCCTCGGGCCGTCTCGGCACCCCGAAGATCACCCTGCTGGAAGAGGCAGACATGGCCCGCGTCAGCGCGTTCTACGAGGCCTCTATCCCCTGCAAGGTCCCGGAAGGCACGGCGCGATGA
- a CDS encoding Xaa-Pro peptidase family protein — protein sequence MDIYKDRLARLRARMTETGTDLVALGPTSHMTWLSGADPHGDERPVMLLVSQSHAGFLMPVLNANSVRQATDLPFETWSDEQGPSAALDRLLQTCGVTDAGQSVALDEAMRADFALLLIDAMDAPKRRFSVDTLGHLRAMKDTAEIDALRACAHLNDAAATAAFAALRVGMTERDVQTVIHDYYKAHGAKPEFTIIGFGENGAFPHHHTGDTVLQDNMAVLIDTGCRIGGYPSDMTRCGWFGDTPSDEFRKVTEVVENAVQAAMAVVRPGVVAKDIDAAARGVIEAAGYGEYFVHRTGHGLGIDIHEPPYITATSETVMHAGNVFSIEPGIYLTGQFGVRLEDIVVATDSGADILSALPRTIWTPASTSN from the coding sequence ATGGACATTTATAAAGACCGCCTTGCGCGTTTGCGGGCGCGGATGACCGAGACAGGCACCGACCTTGTTGCCCTTGGCCCCACCAGCCATATGACGTGGCTGTCGGGCGCTGATCCCCATGGCGATGAACGCCCGGTGATGCTGTTGGTCAGCCAAAGCCACGCGGGTTTTCTGATGCCTGTGCTCAACGCTAACTCCGTGCGGCAGGCGACGGATCTTCCGTTTGAAACCTGGAGCGATGAGCAAGGCCCAAGCGCCGCGCTGGACCGCTTGTTGCAGACCTGTGGCGTCACCGACGCGGGCCAATCCGTCGCCCTGGACGAGGCGATGCGCGCCGATTTTGCGCTGCTGTTGATTGACGCCATGGACGCGCCGAAACGGCGCTTCTCGGTCGATACTCTGGGCCATCTGCGGGCCATGAAGGACACGGCGGAAATTGACGCCCTGCGAGCCTGCGCCCACCTTAACGATGCCGCAGCCACCGCCGCCTTTGCCGCTCTGCGGGTCGGCATGACGGAACGTGACGTGCAGACGGTGATCCACGATTACTACAAAGCCCATGGTGCGAAGCCTGAATTCACCATCATCGGCTTCGGCGAAAACGGCGCCTTCCCGCACCACCACACAGGCGACACGGTGCTGCAAGACAACATGGCCGTACTGATCGACACCGGTTGCCGGATCGGCGGCTACCCCAGCGATATGACCCGCTGTGGCTGGTTCGGCGATACACCGTCCGACGAATTCCGGAAGGTCACTGAGGTCGTGGAAAACGCCGTGCAGGCCGCCATGGCCGTTGTGCGCCCCGGCGTTGTGGCGAAGGACATCGACGCCGCCGCCCGCGGCGTGATCGAGGCAGCGGGATACGGCGAGTATTTCGTGCATCGCACCGGCCACGGCCTTGGCATCGACATCCACGAGCCACCCTACATTACCGCCACCTCTGAAACGGTAATGCACGCGGGCAACGTCTTTTCCATCGAGCCGGGGATCTACCTGACCGGCCAATTTGGCGTGCGCCTTGAAGATATCGTCGTGGCGACCGACAGTGGGGCCGACATCCTTTCGGCCTTGCCGCGCACCATCTGGACACCCGCAAGCACGTCCAACTGA
- a CDS encoding ABC transporter substrate-binding protein, translating into MKMLKPALLSAMLALPLATPAAHADTPADILVVAQNIDDIVAIDPAQAYEFTSGELVTNTYDRLVQYDAEDTTVLAAGLAESWEIDAEAKTIVFTLRDGVTFHSGNPLRGEDVVGSFSRVVQLNLTPAFILTQLGWTPENVGEMVTADGNTVTVRYDGDFSPAFVMNVLASRPASIVDIETAMANEVDGDMGNAWLNANTAGTGPFSLNTFRAAELIRMDANPDYFNGAPAIDGVIIRHVAESATQQLLLEAGDVDIARNLTPDQIAALDADALQVDTFPQAAVHFLSFNQNVESLTPPAVWEAARYLVDYEGMTNSIIAGQMEVHQAFWPEGFPGALTDTPYSYDPERAAQILEDAGIELPITVTLDVINAAPFTDMAQSLQASFAEAGIEFEILPGTGSQVITRYRDRSHEAMLLYWGPDFMDPHSNAKAFAYNSDNRQETYTATTTWRNSWAVPEEMNEMTRAALTESDPAVREEMYLELQRRVQAESPIVIMFQASYQVGMAENVSGYVNGATSDFVFYRLVDKS; encoded by the coding sequence ATGAAAATGCTGAAACCCGCCCTACTGTCGGCGATGCTGGCCTTGCCGCTGGCCACGCCCGCAGCGCACGCGGATACCCCTGCGGATATCCTCGTTGTGGCCCAGAACATCGACGACATTGTCGCGATTGACCCGGCGCAGGCCTATGAATTCACCTCCGGTGAATTGGTCACGAACACCTACGACCGTTTGGTGCAATACGATGCCGAAGACACCACCGTTCTGGCCGCTGGCCTTGCGGAATCTTGGGAAATCGACGCCGAAGCAAAGACCATCGTTTTCACCCTGCGTGACGGCGTGACGTTCCACTCCGGCAACCCACTGCGTGGCGAAGACGTTGTAGGCTCGTTCTCTCGGGTTGTGCAGTTGAACCTGACACCGGCCTTCATTCTGACCCAACTGGGTTGGACGCCTGAAAACGTGGGCGAGATGGTCACAGCCGACGGCAACACCGTTACCGTACGCTACGATGGCGACTTCTCCCCTGCCTTCGTGATGAACGTGCTGGCTTCGCGCCCCGCGTCCATCGTGGATATCGAAACGGCGATGGCCAACGAAGTTGACGGCGACATGGGCAACGCTTGGCTGAACGCCAACACTGCTGGTACTGGCCCGTTCTCTCTCAACACCTTCCGCGCGGCTGAATTGATCCGCATGGATGCCAACCCCGACTACTTCAACGGCGCCCCTGCCATTGATGGCGTCATCATCCGTCACGTTGCCGAAAGCGCCACACAGCAACTACTGCTGGAAGCTGGTGACGTGGATATCGCGCGCAACCTGACGCCCGACCAGATCGCCGCGCTGGACGCGGACGCGCTGCAAGTGGACACGTTCCCGCAAGCCGCCGTTCACTTCCTGTCGTTCAACCAGAACGTCGAAAGCCTGACACCCCCCGCCGTTTGGGAAGCTGCCCGTTATCTGGTGGACTATGAGGGCATGACCAACTCGATCATCGCCGGTCAAATGGAAGTTCATCAGGCATTCTGGCCCGAAGGTTTCCCCGGTGCCCTGACCGACACGCCCTATTCCTACGACCCAGAGCGTGCCGCGCAAATCCTTGAGGATGCAGGCATCGAACTGCCGATCACCGTCACACTCGACGTGATTAACGCAGCCCCCTTCACCGACATGGCGCAATCGCTGCAGGCCTCTTTCGCCGAAGCAGGGATCGAGTTCGAAATTCTGCCCGGCACCGGTTCGCAGGTCATCACCCGCTACCGTGATCGTAGCCACGAAGCGATGTTGCTGTATTGGGGCCCGGACTTCATGGACCCCCACTCCAACGCCAAAGCCTTCGCCTACAACTCTGACAACCGGCAGGAGACCTACACCGCCACAACCACTTGGCGGAACTCCTGGGCCGTTCCAGAAGAGATGAACGAGATGACTCGCGCCGCTCTGACAGAATCCGATCCCGCGGTTCGTGAGGAAATGTATCTGGAGCTTCAGCGTCGCGTTCAGGCGGAATCGCCCATCGTGATCATGTTCCAAGCCTCCTACCAAGTGGGCATGGCCGAGAACGTCAGCGGCTACGTCAACGGCGCGACTTCGGACTTCGTGTTCTACCGCCTTGTAGACAAAAGCTGA
- a CDS encoding helix-turn-helix domain-containing protein, which yields MARPKSDKDPALGALIRKRRKQLDLTLQALCDAAGLSVGYLSQVERGQSTPSLGTLAQIAQALSVGLEYFITTPKPSDSLTRAGARPQFSIDGSSIMYESVSADFPGAELSSYILHVPAGYASEVVSHEGEEIIFLLDGEITQTLGGQTFILQQGDSLHYTGSTPHSWSNETQSTTRILWTGTLSVLQRKGAVKLPEMNPANSNG from the coding sequence ATGGCAAGACCAAAGAGCGACAAAGACCCCGCCCTAGGCGCGTTGATCCGCAAGCGGCGCAAGCAACTGGATCTGACGTTGCAGGCGCTTTGCGACGCGGCAGGATTGTCGGTTGGCTATCTCAGCCAGGTGGAGCGCGGACAATCGACCCCCTCGCTTGGCACGTTGGCGCAAATCGCCCAGGCGCTGTCGGTCGGGCTGGAGTACTTCATCACTACGCCCAAGCCATCTGACAGCCTGACACGGGCGGGCGCGCGGCCTCAGTTCTCGATCGACGGTTCGTCCATCATGTACGAATCCGTAAGCGCGGATTTCCCCGGCGCCGAATTGTCGAGCTACATTTTGCACGTCCCCGCCGGATATGCCTCGGAAGTGGTCAGCCACGAAGGCGAAGAGATCATCTTTCTGCTGGACGGCGAAATCACCCAGACCCTTGGCGGTCAGACCTTCATTTTACAACAGGGGGACAGCCTGCACTACACCGGCTCAACCCCCCATTCGTGGTCCAATGAGACCCAAAGCACGACGCGCATTTTGTGGACCGGCACCCTTTCGGTGCTGCAACGCAAGGGCGCGGTCAAACTACCCGAAATGAACCCGGCCAATTCCAATGGCTAA
- a CDS encoding ABC transporter permease, with amino-acid sequence MAFQDIKSGPIGSTTVGILRFVIVVALTFLGLLALTFFIGRVVPIDPVLSVVGDRATPEQYEVARIAMGLDRPLIVQFVSYVGDVLRFDMGMSTSTNRPVAEDLARVFPATLEMATLGILIGVGLGVPAGVLAAAWQGSWVDQVIRVFALLGYSVPAFWLGLVGLAVFYAWLGWVEGPGRVSIYYDGITPVVTGLLTVDAVLDGDWEVVKSAWSHIILPASILAVFSLAYIARMTRSFMLDQLSQEYVTTARVKGVPEWRVIWVHAFGSIRVPLITVIGLSYAGLLEGSVMIETVFSWPGIGNYLTTALFNADMNAVLGATLVIGAVFIMINKVSDVLYRVLDPRSREGSR; translated from the coding sequence ATGGCATTTCAAGACATCAAATCAGGCCCAATTGGCAGCACAACAGTAGGCATTCTGCGGTTTGTCATCGTTGTGGCGCTGACGTTTCTGGGCCTTCTGGCGCTGACTTTCTTCATTGGTCGCGTGGTGCCAATTGATCCTGTTTTGTCGGTGGTCGGTGACCGCGCGACACCAGAGCAATATGAGGTCGCACGCATCGCTATGGGCCTCGATCGCCCATTAATTGTGCAGTTTGTCAGCTACGTCGGCGATGTGCTGCGATTCGATATGGGCATGTCCACCTCGACCAACCGCCCCGTGGCGGAAGACCTTGCCCGGGTGTTTCCAGCCACCTTGGAGATGGCGACCCTTGGCATCTTAATCGGCGTCGGCCTTGGCGTACCCGCAGGGGTATTGGCGGCCGCATGGCAAGGTAGCTGGGTGGATCAGGTGATCCGCGTCTTCGCACTGTTGGGCTATTCGGTGCCTGCCTTCTGGTTGGGTCTCGTGGGCCTTGCGGTGTTTTACGCGTGGCTTGGCTGGGTCGAAGGGCCGGGCCGGGTGAGTATCTATTACGACGGAATAACCCCCGTCGTGACCGGCCTCCTTACTGTCGATGCCGTGCTTGATGGCGATTGGGAAGTCGTGAAAAGCGCGTGGTCGCATATCATCCTTCCCGCCTCGATCCTTGCGGTCTTTTCGCTGGCCTATATCGCACGGATGACGCGGTCGTTCATGCTGGATCAGTTGAGCCAAGAATACGTCACCACCGCCCGCGTGAAGGGTGTGCCGGAATGGCGGGTGATCTGGGTCCATGCCTTCGGCTCGATCCGGGTGCCCCTGATTACCGTCATCGGCCTAAGCTACGCGGGCCTGCTGGAAGGGTCAGTAATGATTGAGACCGTGTTTTCCTGGCCCGGCATCGGCAACTACCTGACCACTGCGCTTTTCAACGCCGACATGAATGCCGTGCTGGGCGCGACGTTGGTGATTGGCGCGGTGTTTATCATGATTAACAAGGTGTCCGACGTGCTCTACCGCGTCCTAGACCCCCGTAGCCGCGAAGGGAGCCGTTAA
- a CDS encoding ABC transporter permease, with protein MHAWLIDDSPSSRLQAASGRAYRITQDMLRNPLAVAGALIIAALVLTAIFADTIAPGGPGGQFLDRRLEPPSAAHWFGTDQLGRDIFARVVHGAQITLQIVALVAIISAPLGLLIGAISGYFGGWIDRALMGVTDVFLSMPKLVLALAFAAALGPGIENAIIAIAITTWPAYARIARAETLTLRNSEFVAAARLLGASHTRIITRHVLPLCTSSMIVRVTLDMAGIILTAAGLGFLGLGAQPPEPEWGAMISGGRSFIYDQWWVSTFPGFAIILVSLGFCFLGDGLRDVLDPKSERKG; from the coding sequence ATGCACGCTTGGCTCATTGACGATAGCCCCTCTTCCCGCCTTCAAGCCGCATCGGGGCGCGCTTACCGGATTACGCAAGACATGTTGCGCAATCCGCTCGCTGTGGCGGGGGCGCTTATCATTGCGGCGTTGGTCCTGACGGCGATCTTTGCCGACACCATCGCGCCGGGCGGCCCCGGTGGGCAGTTTCTTGATCGTCGGCTAGAGCCGCCCTCGGCTGCTCATTGGTTCGGCACGGATCAATTGGGCCGCGATATCTTTGCCCGTGTCGTCCATGGTGCGCAGATCACCTTGCAGATTGTGGCCTTGGTAGCGATCATTTCAGCCCCCCTTGGACTGTTGATCGGGGCGATCTCGGGCTATTTCGGGGGCTGGATCGACCGCGCCCTGATGGGCGTTACCGATGTGTTCCTCTCGATGCCGAAGCTGGTGCTGGCCCTTGCCTTCGCCGCCGCCCTCGGGCCGGGGATCGAGAACGCGATTATCGCCATCGCCATCACCACATGGCCCGCCTATGCGCGGATTGCGCGGGCAGAAACGCTGACCCTTCGCAATTCGGAGTTTGTGGCCGCGGCCCGCCTGTTGGGCGCGTCGCACACCCGCATCATCACGCGCCATGTGCTGCCGCTTTGCACCTCGTCGATGATCGTGCGCGTCACCCTTGATATGGCGGGGATCATCCTGACGGCGGCGGGCCTCGGCTTTCTGGGTCTTGGTGCGCAACCGCCCGAACCGGAATGGGGCGCGATGATCTCGGGCGGACGCTCGTTCATCTACGACCAGTGGTGGGTTTCGACCTTCCCCGGCTTCGCAATCATCCTTGTGTCGCTTGGTTTCTGTTTCCTTGGGGACGGTCTGCGCGACGTGTTGGACCCAAAATCGGAGCGTAAGGGATGA